A section of the Microbulbifer pacificus genome encodes:
- a CDS encoding DUF2214 family protein — MSAFFAFLHHLAFLTMTTVLTIQLVVLGQPLTLQSARKLQIVDRVLGIAAVALLIVGFLRVFYFEKGAAYYFHNAAFHAKLTLFAIAALLSIYPTVQFLHWRKSLKQGQVPQLAEQQRRRMRLIVHAELTALVGMALCAALMAKGIGVIH; from the coding sequence ATGTCCGCCTTTTTTGCCTTCCTGCACCACCTGGCTTTTCTCACCATGACGACCGTGCTGACCATCCAGCTGGTGGTACTTGGCCAGCCCCTGACACTGCAGAGCGCGCGCAAACTGCAGATCGTCGACCGGGTTCTGGGCATTGCCGCGGTGGCATTGTTGATCGTGGGCTTTCTGCGGGTTTTCTACTTTGAGAAAGGCGCGGCCTACTATTTTCACAATGCCGCGTTTCACGCGAAGCTCACGCTGTTTGCGATCGCCGCCCTGCTCTCCATTTACCCGACCGTGCAATTTTTGCACTGGCGCAAGTCACTCAAGCAGGGGCAAGTACCGCAGCTGGCGGAGCAACAGCGGCGCCGGATGCGGCTTATCGTGCATGCGGAGCTCACCGCGCTGGTGGGTATGGCACTATGTGCGGCATTGATGGCAAAGGGTATCGGGGTTATTCACTGA
- a CDS encoding ABC transporter ATP-binding protein produces MAKLQLHRVAIGQLNAVDLTISPGEIVCLSGASGSGKTRLLRAIADLEPHAGEVVLGDTEQSALPGHRWRSAVMLVPAESAWWHDTVGEHFSEATNRQFREQTLQKLDLPAEAFDWQVARLSSGEKQRLALARALSRKPVALLLDEPTANLDKDNTQRVETWLCEYIRQQQIPTLWVAHHEDQIQRVADRHFRIVDSGIKERQVTP; encoded by the coding sequence TTGGCAAAGCTGCAACTCCACCGCGTGGCGATCGGGCAACTAAACGCCGTCGACCTGACAATATCGCCCGGGGAAATCGTCTGCCTGTCGGGCGCTTCCGGTAGCGGCAAAACCCGGCTGCTGCGCGCCATCGCCGATCTCGAACCCCATGCCGGCGAAGTCGTGCTGGGCGATACCGAACAGAGCGCCCTGCCCGGCCACCGCTGGCGCAGTGCGGTGATGCTGGTGCCGGCGGAAAGTGCCTGGTGGCACGACACCGTGGGTGAGCACTTTTCCGAAGCCACGAACCGCCAGTTCCGGGAGCAAACACTGCAGAAGCTCGACCTGCCGGCAGAAGCGTTTGACTGGCAGGTTGCGCGCCTCTCCTCCGGTGAAAAACAACGGCTCGCGCTGGCCCGAGCCCTGTCCCGCAAGCCAGTGGCATTGCTGCTGGACGAGCCGACCGCGAACCTGGACAAGGACAACACCCAGCGCGTGGAAACCTGGCTGTGCGAATACATTCGCCAGCAGCAAATCCCTACCCTGTGGGTCGCCCACCATGAAGACCAGATCCAGCGTGTGGCCGATCGCCACTTTCGCATTGTCGACTCCGGCATCAAAGAACGGCAGGTGACACCGTGA
- a CDS encoding ABC transporter permease, translating to MSVIELSWWQLALAASLVIALAVCTFLAHLGVGKSLLIAAARTAIQLTLVGLVLEALFSVGSLHWVALMGLVMLLLAGREVVARQKYRLRGGWSFGIGTLSMFISAFAVTVLTLTTVIGPTPWYTPQYAIPLLGMLLGNTMTGIALALDRLTESARRSRAVIENRLMLGETAQQALSEFRREAMRAGLTPIINAMAAAGIVSLPGMMTGQILAGTAPALAVKYQILIMFTIAAGTGFGTFAAVTICAHRLFDGRERLRLDRLRSDGST from the coding sequence GTGAGCGTGATCGAACTCTCCTGGTGGCAGCTGGCACTGGCGGCTTCGCTGGTGATTGCCCTGGCCGTGTGTACTTTCCTCGCACACCTGGGCGTGGGTAAATCCCTGCTGATTGCGGCCGCGCGCACCGCCATCCAGCTCACTCTGGTAGGACTGGTACTGGAGGCTCTGTTCTCGGTGGGCAGTCTGCACTGGGTGGCATTGATGGGGCTGGTCATGTTGCTGCTGGCGGGGCGCGAAGTCGTCGCGCGGCAGAAATATCGCCTGCGCGGAGGCTGGAGTTTTGGCATTGGCACCCTGTCGATGTTTATTTCCGCATTTGCAGTTACGGTACTGACCCTGACCACCGTCATCGGCCCGACGCCCTGGTACACACCGCAGTATGCGATTCCGCTGCTGGGCATGCTGCTCGGCAATACCATGACCGGCATCGCCCTCGCGCTCGATCGCCTGACGGAGAGCGCCCGACGCTCCCGCGCTGTCATCGAAAACCGGCTGATGCTTGGGGAAACCGCGCAACAGGCACTGAGTGAATTCCGCCGCGAGGCCATGCGTGCAGGCCTGACCCCGATCATCAACGCCATGGCCGCCGCCGGCATCGTCTCACTACCGGGTATGATGACCGGTCAGATACTCGCCGGCACGGCACCGGCGCTGGCGGTGAAATACCAGATACTGATTATGTTCACCATTGCCGCCGGCACCGGTTTTGGCACCTTTGCGGCGGTGACGATTTGTGCACACAGATTATTTGACGGACGCGAACGATTGCGACTGGACCGATTGCGCAGCGACGGAAGCACCTGA
- a CDS encoding phytoene desaturase family protein, with product MHTDYLTDANDCDWTDCAATEAPESATKRDQKKIETSEVEKIIMNDCLIIGGGHNGLVCACYLAKAGKKVTILERRDIVGGAAVTEEFHPGFRNSVASYTVSLLNPKIIQDLNLHKHGLKVKLRPQNNFFPHSNNGSLSFYKNPQETLAEIARFSEKDAAALPAFYEMLETVADVLREELLRTPPNVGGGFADLIRAGSFGMRARKLTMAQRRDTLDLFTKSATDVLDAWFENDHVKAAFAFDSIVGNYAGPSTPGSAYVLLHHVFGEVNGEKGAWGHAIGGMGAITQAMLKEAEHLGVEVITGAEVEEVLIENGQAKGVRLANGDTHRALKVIANVGPKLLFGKLIDEQHLDPEFQRRVRGFKVGSGTFRMNVALKELPDFTCRPGKELQPHHQSGIVIGPSMQYLEQAYLDAKQFGWSKKPIVEILIPSTVDDSLAPAGQHVASLFCQQFAPQLPDSRSWDEEREQAADAIIDTVTEYAPNFRDSIIARQIHSPLDLERKFGLMGGDIFHGALGLDQLWSNRPFMGMSDYRTPIKGLYICGSGTHPGGGVTGVPGHNAAREILKD from the coding sequence GTGCACACAGATTATTTGACGGACGCGAACGATTGCGACTGGACCGATTGCGCAGCGACGGAAGCACCTGAATCGGCAACAAAACGAGACCAGAAAAAAATAGAAACCAGTGAAGTAGAGAAGATAATAATGAACGATTGCTTGATCATTGGCGGCGGCCACAATGGCCTGGTATGCGCCTGTTACCTCGCAAAGGCCGGCAAAAAAGTCACCATCCTGGAGCGCCGGGATATCGTCGGCGGTGCTGCGGTTACCGAAGAGTTCCACCCCGGGTTTCGCAACTCCGTTGCCAGCTATACCGTCAGCCTGTTAAATCCCAAGATTATCCAGGACCTGAACCTGCACAAGCACGGCCTCAAGGTTAAGCTGCGCCCGCAGAACAATTTCTTTCCACACTCCAACAACGGCAGCCTGTCGTTCTATAAGAATCCGCAGGAGACCCTGGCAGAAATTGCACGCTTCTCGGAAAAAGACGCGGCCGCCCTGCCTGCCTTTTATGAAATGCTGGAAACCGTGGCCGATGTACTGCGGGAGGAACTGCTGCGCACACCACCGAATGTAGGTGGCGGCTTCGCGGACCTGATCCGCGCCGGCAGTTTCGGCATGCGCGCCAGAAAGCTCACCATGGCACAGCGTCGCGATACCCTGGACTTGTTCACCAAAAGCGCCACCGATGTGCTGGACGCGTGGTTTGAAAACGACCATGTAAAGGCCGCCTTTGCGTTTGATTCCATCGTCGGTAACTATGCCGGCCCGAGTACGCCGGGCTCCGCCTATGTGCTCCTCCACCACGTGTTCGGCGAGGTCAACGGCGAGAAGGGGGCATGGGGCCACGCCATCGGCGGTATGGGCGCGATTACCCAGGCCATGCTGAAAGAAGCCGAACATCTGGGCGTCGAGGTAATTACCGGTGCCGAGGTGGAAGAAGTCTTGATTGAAAACGGCCAGGCCAAGGGTGTGCGCCTTGCCAATGGCGACACCCACCGCGCGCTCAAGGTGATCGCCAACGTGGGCCCGAAGCTGCTGTTCGGCAAGCTGATCGACGAACAACACCTGGACCCGGAATTCCAGCGGCGGGTGCGCGGCTTCAAGGTCGGTTCCGGCACCTTCCGCATGAACGTCGCCCTGAAAGAGCTGCCCGACTTCACCTGCCGCCCCGGCAAGGAACTGCAACCGCACCACCAGTCCGGCATCGTGATCGGCCCCAGCATGCAATACCTGGAACAGGCCTACCTGGATGCCAAGCAGTTTGGCTGGTCGAAAAAACCGATTGTGGAAATCCTGATTCCATCCACCGTGGATGATTCCCTGGCACCGGCAGGGCAACACGTCGCCAGCCTGTTCTGCCAGCAGTTTGCGCCGCAGCTGCCGGACAGCAGGAGCTGGGATGAAGAGCGCGAGCAGGCCGCCGATGCCATCATCGACACCGTCACTGAGTACGCGCCGAACTTCCGCGATTCCATCATCGCGCGCCAGATTCATTCACCGCTGGATCTGGAGCGCAAGTTCGGACTCATGGGCGGGGATATTTTCCACGGTGCGCTGGGGCTGGATCAGCTCTGGAGCAACCGGCCGTTTATGGGCATGAGTGATTACCGCACGCCCATAAAAGGATTGTATATCTGCGGCTCCGGCACCCATCCCGGGGGCGGCGTCACCGGTGTTCCTGGACATAATGCGGCGCGGGAAATTTTGAAGGATTGA
- a CDS encoding PI-PLC domain-containing protein: protein MEINYYRLGPHRRLHEIIFAGSHDASITSGKSHVQTQDLDIYGQAKVGVRLFDLRILALGDKHGASLLGYHGKGEKAKKLHLHSDHTGRNHDVSVSPGMKMGSAGLKLSNMLNQAKRFVSEPDTRNEFLILKFDKCKNWQLIAETCISILGDKIYIKNNEKEFGKLTLGEIAGKVICVFSEAAFAELNIASFYPKGILSFRSVKANSGEGSAYKANYPGMQYCGKGGTRWWAAWKTNQGKLKENYSKQEKMMLDMACANDINSPNVLGMMYWTATGSTSSIRTRDEHLWSQTGVFKMHELWRNGLEQSIGHQLQQERIKYLTRGGVMRMKAFFPNIIMIDFASYDKCKTIYGLNAVKDNLLAAAFNKYVENNTDFTVQGKKFGSPALG from the coding sequence ATGGAAATCAATTATTACCGGCTCGGGCCGCATCGCCGTCTACATGAAATCATCTTCGCCGGTAGTCATGACGCCTCAATTACCTCCGGGAAAAGCCATGTGCAGACTCAGGACCTGGATATCTATGGTCAGGCGAAAGTCGGTGTGAGGCTGTTTGACCTGCGAATTCTCGCATTGGGGGACAAGCATGGCGCGTCACTGCTGGGATATCACGGTAAAGGCGAAAAAGCGAAAAAATTGCACTTGCACAGTGATCATACCGGCAGGAATCACGATGTTTCTGTGAGTCCCGGGATGAAAATGGGGTCGGCCGGGTTGAAGCTTTCGAACATGCTCAATCAGGCGAAACGTTTTGTTTCGGAACCGGATACCCGAAACGAATTTCTGATATTGAAGTTCGATAAGTGCAAGAACTGGCAGTTGATCGCTGAAACCTGCATTTCCATTCTGGGAGATAAAATTTATATAAAGAATAATGAAAAAGAATTCGGGAAGTTAACCCTTGGTGAGATTGCGGGCAAAGTCATTTGTGTGTTCAGTGAGGCTGCATTTGCAGAATTGAACATCGCTTCCTTTTATCCAAAGGGTATCCTCAGTTTCCGTTCCGTGAAGGCGAACTCGGGAGAGGGTTCAGCCTATAAAGCGAATTACCCGGGTATGCAGTACTGTGGCAAGGGCGGCACCAGGTGGTGGGCCGCATGGAAGACCAATCAGGGCAAACTCAAGGAGAACTACTCCAAACAGGAAAAGATGATGCTGGATATGGCCTGTGCCAATGACATCAACTCACCCAATGTACTGGGGATGATGTACTGGACCGCAACCGGTTCTACCAGCAGTATCCGCACGCGGGATGAACACCTGTGGAGCCAGACCGGGGTATTCAAGATGCACGAGCTGTGGCGCAATGGCCTGGAGCAATCCATTGGCCATCAGCTGCAGCAGGAGCGCATAAAGTACCTGACCCGCGGCGGTGTCATGCGGATGAAGGCTTTCTTTCCCAATATCATCATGATCGATTTTGCCAGCTACGATAAATGCAAAACCATTTATGGCCTGAATGCGGTCAAGGACAACCTGCTGGCGGCGGCGTTCAACAAGTATGTGGAAAACAACACCGACTTTACGGTGCAGGGAAAGAAATTCGGTAGCCCGGCACTGGGGTGA
- a CDS encoding aconitate hydratase produces the protein MAKNLTQQLIERHLLSGRMQAGEAIQLKIDQTLCQDATGTMVMLEFEALGVAQVNAELSAQYVDHNLIQADFKNADDHLFLQSAARKWGLWFSRPGNGISHAVHMACFGVPGKTLLGSDSHTCAGGSLGMLAMGAGGLQVALAMAGMPYSLTMPEVVGVEVTGKLPPWVSAKDVILEMLRRYDVKGGVNKIFEYYGPGLENLTAMDRHVIANMGQEMGATASVFPADHNVRAFLCQQGRADDFTELQAEEGATYDHHDSLDLSRIEPLIACPSSPGKVVTVREVAGRPIYQSYIGSSANPGLRDFVVPARMVDGRRVPEQVSLDINPSTRQLLEEISRSGDLNRLLQAGARLHQTGCNGCIGMGQAPASGRISLRTVPRNFPGRSGTKEDKVYLCSPETATAGALTGKITDPRDMDMDYPVFSEPEKLPDMRPLLQPPRDLSQEIPVAIELIKGPNIQPLPEFEPLPDKISGPILLKTGNNVSTDEILPAGTDILPLRSNIPAISHYTFSRIDDTFYKRAKQLDGDSFVIGGENYGQGSSREHAAIAPRYLGVRAVIAVSMARIHRRNLINFGIVPLLFQKAEDLARLNQGDSLAVENFPGQLQQGREIDVRLADGKTLQVTHDMSEEEVATVLAGGLINQVRKQI, from the coding sequence ATGGCAAAAAATCTGACACAGCAACTAATCGAGCGGCATCTGCTCAGTGGTCGTATGCAGGCTGGCGAAGCGATACAGCTCAAAATCGACCAGACCCTGTGCCAGGACGCCACCGGTACCATGGTGATGCTGGAATTCGAGGCTCTGGGTGTGGCGCAGGTCAACGCCGAGCTGTCGGCACAGTATGTGGATCACAACCTGATACAGGCGGATTTCAAGAATGCCGACGACCACCTGTTTTTGCAGAGTGCCGCGCGCAAATGGGGATTGTGGTTTTCCCGCCCGGGCAACGGGATCAGTCATGCGGTGCATATGGCCTGTTTCGGTGTACCCGGCAAAACCCTGCTGGGTTCCGACAGCCACACCTGCGCCGGCGGTTCATTGGGGATGCTGGCGATGGGTGCCGGCGGTCTGCAGGTAGCCCTGGCCATGGCGGGGATGCCTTACTCTCTCACCATGCCGGAAGTGGTCGGCGTTGAGGTCACCGGCAAACTGCCGCCCTGGGTGAGTGCCAAGGACGTGATCCTGGAGATGCTGCGGCGCTACGACGTGAAGGGTGGCGTCAACAAAATCTTCGAATATTACGGGCCCGGGCTCGAAAATCTCACCGCCATGGATCGCCACGTTATCGCCAATATGGGCCAGGAAATGGGCGCTACCGCGAGTGTGTTTCCGGCGGACCACAATGTGCGAGCCTTCCTGTGCCAGCAGGGGCGAGCAGATGACTTCACGGAACTGCAGGCGGAAGAGGGCGCGACGTACGACCACCACGACAGCCTGGACCTTTCGCGCATCGAGCCACTGATCGCCTGTCCGTCCAGTCCCGGCAAGGTGGTGACGGTGCGCGAAGTGGCGGGCCGGCCGATCTATCAGAGTTATATTGGCTCGTCTGCCAACCCCGGGCTGCGGGATTTCGTGGTGCCGGCACGAATGGTTGATGGCCGCAGGGTTCCCGAGCAGGTATCACTGGATATCAATCCCAGCACCCGCCAGTTGCTGGAGGAAATCAGTCGCAGCGGTGACCTGAACCGGCTGCTGCAGGCGGGGGCGCGCCTGCATCAGACCGGCTGCAACGGTTGTATCGGCATGGGGCAGGCGCCGGCCAGCGGTCGCATCAGCCTGCGCACGGTGCCGCGCAATTTCCCCGGTCGCTCCGGTACCAAAGAGGACAAGGTCTACCTGTGCAGTCCCGAGACGGCCACCGCCGGTGCACTTACCGGAAAGATCACCGATCCCCGGGATATGGACATGGACTATCCCGTATTTTCCGAACCGGAAAAACTGCCGGACATGCGCCCGCTGCTACAGCCGCCGCGAGATCTTTCCCAGGAAATTCCGGTTGCTATTGAACTGATCAAGGGACCCAATATCCAGCCGCTGCCGGAGTTTGAACCGCTGCCGGATAAGATATCCGGACCGATTTTGCTGAAAACCGGGAACAATGTATCCACCGATGAAATCCTTCCCGCCGGCACCGATATCTTGCCCCTGCGCTCCAACATACCCGCCATCAGCCATTACACCTTTTCGCGTATCGACGACACCTTCTACAAGCGGGCGAAGCAGCTGGATGGCGACAGCTTCGTGATCGGTGGGGAAAATTACGGCCAGGGCTCCAGCCGTGAACACGCTGCCATCGCCCCGCGCTATCTCGGTGTGCGCGCGGTGATTGCGGTTTCCATGGCGCGCATCCATCGACGCAACCTGATCAACTTTGGCATTGTGCCGTTGCTGTTCCAGAAGGCAGAAGATCTGGCACGCCTTAACCAGGGCGACTCGCTTGCGGTGGAAAATTTCCCCGGCCAACTGCAACAGGGAAGAGAGATAGACGTGCGGCTCGCCGACGGCAAAACCCTGCAAGTGACTCATGACATGAGTGAGGAGGAAGTGGCGACTGTGCTTGCAGGTGGATTGATCAATCAGGTCAGAAAACAGATTTGA